In Candidatus Abyssobacteria bacterium SURF_5, the following are encoded in one genomic region:
- a CDS encoding cellobiose phosphorylase yields MPSKKKGIEMAQKVQEIAERVSSDERRPVSPSLEQHARLVATQHVLLHKAGKARAMLDRLEAQEDLLNRAYRHFATPVVKEPGQSYAAEWVLDNFHILQQAVREIREDMPEGFYRRLPKLKDSIPELMPRVYAVAREIFLACAGHLHMETTVRFVQAYQGIASLSIGEVWALPAMLRVIVVEYVSRALSRLIRLPLKPEQTPSAVLKLPDEISDEQIVANAILSLRMVADEDWKDFFERVSLVERALRNDPTAIYPAMDFETRDAYRKKIEDLARAAGASEVDVAKEAVALALEDSRRAGSPQTSHVGYYVVDAGRTALEHRLQYRPALFSRLGRWLLEHPSPLYLSAIWSTTAAIATVVILYAASLNAPAAQISVICLLFLIPLLRISTGIINWILTHALPPRVLPKLDYRKDFLESRIMVVIPTLLTDSEEIKSLLRQIERHYLANADPHISFALLGDFTDAPAKHMPGDEDLVAQAVRGIQELNARHPRAGSNPFSFFNREREFSASEGVWMGWERKRGNLQQLNYLLMGKPSTYTVRQGDLQILPEIKYVITLDADTVLPHDSARKLAAVFAHPLNQPQFDAENRLVSGYTILQPRTEVQPTSANQSLFTRIFVGDTGLDLYTRAVSDVYQDLFGEGIYVGKGMYELAAFEKTLERKLPENAILSHDLIEGLHGRVALVSDVVFLEDYPRNFLTFMHRLHRWARGDWQLLPWLFSGKLFHRDERVNVARLPAISRWKIFDNLCRSLITPCLFALLVLSWFWFKGSAFVWTLLFILAPAVPLAAAVTIDWRKTNSMRLAVMRAARWFLVLVFLPYESLVMLHAVLSTLFRLAISRKRLLQWTTAAHAIHIFKKERMMPMFWQQMLFAPLIAAITGLALAFARIRSFPVAAPLLFLWILSPQVAYLLSRPYRKKKKALPDDQRRRLRFIARRTWLFFEQFVGPEDHWLPPDHFQESPRGLVAHRTSITNIGLMFISISAAYELGYIGALNMVSRLRNAFESMHLLERYRGHFLNWYDTRTLNPLPPRYVSTVDSGNLAACLIALKETLRVYAAYPVMPPQRWQGLTDTIAVLDAAAQDLRHVPQGATDSLLRQLAMMRERVERAQRNTPLRMSLLNDLESDRVELERTLMALMSDHVQTLGASSLNSLRTWSERIRHHLFDMRRELDTLTPWLSLLDNPPPSLKPYRDSETALLAEIEGKLQGALHFNRVAPVAHEVRQLIQRLREHVRKDASLEIEQQRANEWLNRLERQVFASEENVRQLLDDFQDLILLAEMNIREMQFGFLFDWKREIFHIGYNVDSEQLDNNRYDLLASEARIASIVAIAKGDIPQSHWLHLSRPLALLDGTRGLLSWAGTMFEYLMPALLLRQYDNSLLEHSSRAAVKRQLEYCKKKDVPWGISESGYYRFDINMNYQYRAFGVPGLGFKRGLSEDLVIAPYASLLALPVRPREVMQNVERLIQLQMLGLYGFYEAADYTPARLVLGQERSIVRSFMSHHQSMILLSIANHLLDDVMVRRFHADPAIQSSELLLQEQVPYGAPIERFPIEEVAAALMAHLPITATPWQAPVHSAFPQAYYLSNGNYGVLITSAGSGCSIWKDIDVTRWRADTTLDDWGTWIYVQDLDSEQVSSVGYQPTATLPQDREVFFYPHKADFRCKMGDIIVHMEVTVPPEDDGEIRRITITNQSAWPRRLAITSYAEVVLAPRETDRRHQAFNKMFIESSFEAGLNALVFNRRTRSPGESPVHLVHMLILEPGIGPAGMHETERRNFIGRGKSLRAPAAIGREGPVMSNTTGATLDPIMALGQEIIIEPHASLRVAFISLIAERRSQALDLANRYQEWHIIDRAYETARARSELELRQLKAQVDDLQRYQQVLSLLMYPHHALRAEPAVLAANSKGQPSLWPFAISGDYPLLLVRIGREEESPLVRELLKAHTYWRNRGLKIDLVILNMRETGYSQELHNHLVRLLAQSQSDTWLNQRGGIFMLRADQMSGNEQCLIETTARVILDGEKGSFAQQLEKLQKPPVYLPAFVPTPPPEAQTNLSAPPVERPRDLLFDNGIGGFSPDGKEYIIYIQPDRWTPAPWINVVANAEFGFFVSEAGGACTWAANSGENRLSSWSNDPVLDRPGEALYLRDEETAEVWSPTPLPAGTTLPYLVRHGAGYSNFEHNSHGIRQILTLFPAENAPLKIVHLRLENLSQRTRRITATYYVDAVLGNSRENMQQYVIPEYDQGAHAILLRNPYNVDFGERVAFLATQREPFGFTTDRTEFLGRAGDFKLPAALKRVGLSGNVIAGIDPCAAIQLHIDLYPKEAVDEYFLLGQGTDRQAALDIIAEFQEPARIESALTETRRKWNSLLDRVQVDTPDTAMNLLLNRWLLYQNLSCRVWGRTALYQSSGAFGFRDQLQDVVALCHTAPDIARAHILRAARHQFEAGDVLHWWHPPAGKGVRTRTSDDLLWLPFVTAKYVSETGDVTILHEQIPFLHGDPLKPDEAERYGQYPLTVDIASLYEHCRRAIRKGITAGPHDLPLMGTGDWNDGMSNIGAKGIGESVWLGWFLCAVLNEFIPICRLLDDEDSASAYSRRIERLQKAIETHAWDGEWYLRAYHDDGSPVGSSRNAECKIDSIAQSWAVLSGAGDPQRSQRAMNAVLQHLVRLEERLVLLFTPPFHRTSHDPGYIRGYPPGIRENGGQYTHAALWVAWAFTKVGEGEWAESLFRLLNPVYHADSPEKMERYHVEPYVAAADVYGVPPFVGRGGWTWYTGSGGWMYRLGLEAILGLRRRGQFLEFNPCIPKSWPQFKITYRFGAAEYHIRVENPQNISKGIKYVEMDGRPALDKRIPLKDDGRRHEVIVRMGID; encoded by the coding sequence GTGCCGTCCAAAAAAAAGGGCATTGAAATGGCGCAGAAGGTTCAGGAAATAGCGGAGCGCGTTTCCTCCGACGAGCGCCGGCCCGTCTCACCCTCGCTTGAACAGCACGCCCGGCTCGTTGCCACCCAACACGTTCTCCTGCATAAAGCGGGCAAAGCGCGCGCCATGCTGGACCGGCTCGAAGCGCAGGAGGACCTGCTGAACCGCGCGTACCGGCATTTCGCGACACCCGTAGTCAAGGAGCCGGGTCAATCCTACGCGGCTGAATGGGTGCTCGATAATTTCCACATACTTCAGCAGGCGGTGCGCGAGATCCGGGAGGACATGCCCGAGGGTTTTTACCGACGGCTGCCGAAACTGAAGGATTCCATCCCGGAGTTGATGCCGCGCGTGTATGCCGTCGCGCGTGAAATATTCCTCGCGTGCGCGGGGCATTTGCACATGGAGACTACCGTGCGCTTCGTGCAAGCGTATCAGGGAATCGCATCTCTTTCGATCGGTGAAGTCTGGGCGTTGCCGGCCATGCTGCGGGTCATTGTCGTCGAATATGTCTCGCGCGCGCTTTCCCGCCTGATTCGGCTTCCCCTCAAACCGGAGCAGACCCCCTCAGCCGTCCTCAAGCTGCCGGACGAGATCTCCGATGAGCAAATTGTCGCCAACGCCATCCTCAGTTTGCGCATGGTCGCCGATGAGGATTGGAAGGATTTCTTCGAGCGCGTCAGCTTGGTCGAACGGGCGCTCAGAAATGATCCGACCGCCATTTACCCCGCAATGGATTTCGAGACGCGGGACGCGTACCGCAAAAAGATCGAAGATCTGGCGCGAGCAGCCGGTGCAAGTGAAGTCGACGTCGCAAAAGAGGCAGTCGCTCTCGCCTTGGAAGACTCGAGAAGGGCGGGCTCGCCTCAAACGAGCCATGTCGGCTACTATGTTGTGGACGCCGGAAGGACGGCGCTGGAGCATCGCCTGCAGTACCGGCCCGCTCTCTTTTCCCGTCTCGGGCGCTGGCTGCTTGAGCATCCGTCCCCGCTTTACCTGTCCGCCATCTGGTCCACCACCGCCGCAATCGCGACGGTTGTCATCCTGTACGCCGCCTCGCTAAATGCGCCCGCGGCACAAATCTCCGTGATATGCCTCCTGTTCTTGATTCCGCTGTTGCGCATTTCTACCGGAATCATTAACTGGATCCTTACGCATGCGCTCCCGCCCCGCGTTTTACCGAAACTGGATTATCGGAAAGACTTCTTGGAATCCCGAATCATGGTGGTTATCCCCACCCTCCTGACGGATAGCGAAGAGATCAAGTCACTGCTGCGGCAGATCGAACGCCATTATCTCGCAAATGCTGATCCCCATATCTCGTTCGCCCTGTTGGGTGACTTTACGGACGCCCCCGCCAAGCACATGCCGGGCGATGAAGACCTTGTCGCACAAGCCGTCAGAGGAATCCAGGAGTTGAATGCGCGCCATCCCCGTGCAGGTTCAAATCCGTTCTCCTTCTTCAACCGCGAGCGCGAATTCAGTGCCTCTGAAGGCGTATGGATGGGCTGGGAGCGCAAACGCGGAAACCTGCAGCAACTCAACTACCTCCTGATGGGGAAACCGTCCACCTACACGGTCCGGCAGGGCGACCTCCAGATTCTGCCCGAAATCAAGTACGTGATAACGCTCGATGCCGATACGGTTCTTCCCCACGACAGCGCCCGAAAGCTGGCTGCGGTTTTCGCGCATCCCCTGAACCAGCCCCAATTTGACGCGGAAAATCGCTTGGTCTCAGGCTATACCATCCTCCAGCCCCGAACCGAGGTCCAGCCCACCAGCGCAAATCAATCCCTCTTTACCCGCATTTTCGTCGGCGATACCGGGTTGGACCTCTATACCCGTGCAGTATCGGACGTATACCAGGACCTGTTTGGCGAAGGCATCTATGTCGGTAAGGGAATGTATGAGCTGGCGGCTTTCGAGAAAACGCTCGAGCGCAAGCTGCCGGAAAATGCGATCCTGAGCCACGACTTGATCGAGGGATTGCACGGGCGAGTGGCTTTGGTGAGCGACGTCGTTTTCCTCGAGGATTACCCGCGCAATTTTCTCACATTCATGCACCGCCTGCACCGGTGGGCTCGCGGCGATTGGCAGCTTTTGCCGTGGCTGTTCTCCGGCAAGCTGTTTCATCGGGACGAACGCGTCAATGTGGCAAGACTTCCCGCGATCAGCCGCTGGAAAATTTTTGACAACCTCTGTCGCAGTCTTATAACACCCTGCCTGTTTGCTCTTCTGGTCCTCTCATGGTTCTGGTTTAAAGGATCCGCATTTGTCTGGACGCTCCTGTTCATTCTGGCGCCGGCAGTCCCTCTCGCCGCGGCCGTAACCATCGATTGGCGGAAAACCAACTCGATGCGCCTTGCTGTTATGCGCGCCGCACGCTGGTTCCTCGTCCTGGTATTCCTGCCGTACGAGAGCCTCGTTATGCTTCACGCCGTCCTGTCCACGCTTTTCCGGCTCGCGATCAGCCGAAAGCGCCTCCTCCAATGGACTACCGCGGCGCATGCAATCCACATCTTCAAAAAAGAGAGAATGATGCCGATGTTCTGGCAGCAGATGTTGTTCGCGCCGCTGATCGCAGCGATCACCGGCCTGGCGCTTGCATTTGCGCGCATACGCAGTTTTCCCGTGGCCGCCCCCCTCCTGTTCCTGTGGATTCTTTCTCCGCAAGTGGCATATCTTTTAAGCCGGCCGTACCGTAAGAAAAAGAAGGCGCTGCCGGACGACCAGCGCCGGCGGCTTCGCTTCATCGCTCGGCGGACATGGCTTTTCTTTGAGCAGTTCGTTGGACCTGAGGATCATTGGCTTCCTCCCGATCATTTCCAGGAATCGCCCCGCGGGCTGGTGGCTCACCGCACTTCGATCACCAACATCGGGTTAATGTTCATCTCAATCTCAGCCGCTTACGAATTGGGCTATATCGGCGCACTGAATATGGTCTCACGCCTGCGCAATGCTTTCGAGAGCATGCACCTGCTCGAACGCTACCGCGGACACTTCCTCAACTGGTACGACACCCGCACGCTCAACCCCCTGCCACCACGATATGTTTCGACCGTGGACAGCGGAAACCTTGCAGCATGTCTCATTGCGCTGAAGGAGACCTTGCGGGTTTACGCTGCTTACCCCGTCATGCCGCCACAGCGCTGGCAGGGGTTGACGGACACTATCGCGGTGCTCGATGCGGCCGCTCAAGACTTACGGCACGTCCCGCAAGGAGCCACCGATTCCCTGCTCCGGCAGTTGGCAATGATGAGGGAGCGCGTGGAGCGAGCCCAGCGGAACACGCCCTTGCGGATGTCCCTACTGAATGATCTTGAAAGCGATCGCGTCGAGCTTGAGCGTACCTTGATGGCGCTGATGAGCGATCATGTACAGACCCTGGGCGCCTCTTCCTTGAACAGCCTGCGCACCTGGTCGGAACGCATCCGCCATCACCTCTTTGACATGCGGCGCGAGCTGGATACCCTGACGCCGTGGCTGTCCCTCCTCGACAACCCGCCGCCATCTTTAAAGCCTTACCGTGATTCTGAAACGGCACTGCTTGCGGAAATCGAGGGAAAACTGCAGGGAGCACTCCATTTTAATCGAGTGGCGCCCGTGGCGCATGAAGTCCGGCAACTTATCCAGCGCCTGCGCGAACATGTGCGAAAAGATGCCTCCCTCGAAATCGAGCAACAACGGGCGAACGAGTGGCTGAATCGTCTCGAGCGCCAGGTCTTCGCTTCCGAGGAAAACGTGAGACAGCTTCTTGATGATTTCCAGGATCTGATACTGCTTGCCGAGATGAACATCCGGGAGATGCAATTCGGATTTCTTTTCGACTGGAAACGTGAAATCTTCCATATAGGCTATAACGTCGACTCCGAACAACTGGACAACAACCGCTACGACTTGCTCGCGTCGGAAGCGCGAATCGCCAGCATCGTCGCCATCGCGAAGGGCGACATCCCCCAGAGCCATTGGCTGCACCTGTCCCGGCCGCTCGCCCTTCTCGACGGCACGCGCGGTTTGTTGTCATGGGCCGGCACCATGTTCGAATATCTGATGCCCGCCCTGCTTCTCCGCCAGTACGACAACTCGCTGCTCGAACACAGCAGCCGCGCCGCTGTCAAGCGACAGCTCGAGTACTGCAAAAAGAAAGACGTGCCGTGGGGAATTTCCGAATCCGGCTATTACCGCTTCGACATCAACATGAATTACCAGTACCGGGCGTTCGGCGTGCCGGGACTCGGCTTCAAGCGAGGATTGAGCGAGGACTTGGTGATCGCGCCATACGCTTCACTGCTGGCGTTGCCGGTTCGCCCGCGCGAGGTCATGCAGAACGTCGAGCGCCTCATCCAACTGCAGATGCTCGGGTTGTATGGATTCTATGAGGCGGCCGATTATACGCCGGCGCGCCTGGTCCTGGGACAGGAGCGATCAATCGTGCGCTCCTTCATGTCGCACCATCAGAGTATGATCCTCCTCTCGATCGCGAATCACCTGCTCGACGATGTGATGGTCAGGCGCTTTCATGCCGACCCCGCCATTCAGAGCAGCGAATTGCTCCTCCAGGAGCAAGTGCCCTACGGAGCCCCCATCGAGAGATTCCCGATCGAAGAGGTTGCGGCCGCCCTCATGGCACATCTCCCAATAACGGCCACACCATGGCAGGCGCCGGTTCATTCGGCTTTTCCTCAGGCGTATTACCTGTCCAATGGAAACTATGGAGTGCTGATAACGAGCGCGGGCAGCGGCTGCAGCATATGGAAAGATATCGATGTCACCCGCTGGCGCGCCGATACGACACTCGATGACTGGGGAACCTGGATTTACGTCCAGGACCTGGACAGCGAACAAGTCTCCTCCGTCGGCTATCAACCGACCGCCACCTTGCCGCAGGACCGCGAAGTCTTCTTTTATCCTCACAAGGCGGATTTCCGCTGCAAAATGGGCGACATCATTGTGCATATGGAGGTGACCGTGCCGCCGGAAGACGACGGTGAAATCAGACGAATAACCATCACGAATCAGAGCGCGTGGCCGCGGCGCCTCGCAATCACCAGCTACGCGGAAGTGGTGCTCGCGCCGAGGGAGACCGATCGCAGGCATCAGGCCTTTAACAAGATGTTTATCGAAAGCTCGTTCGAAGCCGGACTGAACGCGCTGGTGTTCAACCGCAGAACCCGGTCGCCGGGCGAATCCCCCGTTCATCTCGTCCATATGCTCATTCTCGAACCGGGAATCGGACCGGCAGGCATGCACGAAACGGAACGGCGCAATTTCATCGGCCGTGGCAAAAGCCTTCGCGCTCCCGCGGCCATCGGACGCGAAGGTCCTGTCATGTCGAATACTACCGGCGCAACACTCGATCCCATCATGGCGCTCGGCCAGGAAATCATAATCGAGCCGCACGCATCCTTGCGGGTTGCATTCATTTCGCTGATCGCCGAAAGACGAAGCCAGGCGCTTGACCTCGCGAACCGGTACCAGGAATGGCATATCATCGACCGCGCTTATGAAACGGCCCGGGCCCGAAGCGAACTCGAGCTGCGGCAACTGAAGGCGCAGGTGGATGACCTGCAGCGGTATCAGCAGGTGCTGTCCCTGTTGATGTATCCACACCACGCCTTGCGAGCCGAGCCGGCCGTCCTGGCGGCCAATTCGAAAGGACAACCGTCCCTGTGGCCCTTCGCGATTTCCGGAGACTACCCGCTACTGCTCGTCCGCATCGGGAGAGAAGAGGAAAGCCCTCTGGTGCGCGAGTTGCTCAAGGCGCACACCTACTGGCGAAACAGAGGTTTGAAAATCGATCTGGTCATCCTCAACATGCGCGAGACCGGCTACTCGCAGGAGCTGCACAACCATCTGGTTCGACTCCTCGCCCAGTCCCAAAGCGACACGTGGTTGAATCAGCGGGGAGGCATCTTCATGCTTCGAGCCGATCAGATGAGCGGGAACGAGCAATGCCTGATTGAGACGACCGCCCGAGTTATTTTGGACGGCGAGAAGGGCTCCTTCGCGCAGCAGCTTGAAAAACTCCAGAAGCCTCCCGTTTACCTTCCCGCTTTTGTCCCAACACCGCCGCCGGAAGCCCAAACCAATCTGTCGGCGCCCCCCGTTGAGCGACCCCGGGACCTTCTGTTCGATAATGGAATCGGCGGTTTCAGTCCCGATGGAAAAGAATATATCATCTACATTCAACCGGACCGGTGGACGCCGGCCCCGTGGATCAACGTGGTCGCCAATGCGGAATTCGGTTTCTTTGTTTCCGAGGCCGGAGGCGCTTGCACGTGGGCCGCCAACAGCGGAGAGAACCGACTCAGCTCGTGGAGCAATGACCCGGTGCTTGACCGGCCCGGCGAGGCGCTGTACCTGCGGGATGAAGAGACCGCCGAGGTCTGGTCGCCGACTCCCCTGCCCGCCGGAACAACGCTTCCCTACCTCGTTCGCCACGGCGCCGGCTATTCAAACTTCGAACACAATAGCCACGGCATCAGGCAAATATTGACTCTGTTCCCGGCCGAAAATGCGCCACTCAAGATCGTGCATCTCAGGCTCGAAAACCTCTCCCAGCGGACCAGGCGAATCACCGCGACCTACTATGTTGATGCCGTCCTCGGCAACAGCCGGGAAAATATGCAGCAATACGTCATACCCGAATACGACCAGGGGGCGCACGCAATTCTCTTGCGCAACCCTTACAACGTCGATTTCGGCGAGCGCGTTGCATTCCTGGCCACACAAAGGGAACCATTCGGATTTACCACCGATCGCACCGAGTTCCTCGGGCGGGCAGGCGACTTCAAGTTGCCGGCAGCCCTGAAAAGGGTCGGCCTGTCCGGAAACGTAATCGCGGGAATTGATCCCTGCGCCGCGATTCAGTTGCACATCGATCTGTATCCGAAAGAAGCGGTAGACGAGTATTTCCTCCTCGGACAGGGGACCGATCGACAAGCGGCTCTGGACATCATCGCGGAATTTCAGGAGCCGGCCCGCATCGAATCCGCATTGACGGAAACCAGGAGGAAATGGAACTCCCTTCTCGATCGGGTGCAGGTGGATACGCCCGACACCGCGATGAATCTGCTGCTCAACCGATGGCTCCTGTACCAGAACCTCTCGTGCCGGGTCTGGGGCCGAACCGCCCTCTATCAGTCGAGCGGAGCATTCGGGTTTCGCGACCAACTGCAGGATGTGGTGGCCCTCTGTCATACAGCCCCGGATATCGCGCGAGCGCACATCCTGCGGGCCGCACGCCACCAGTTCGAGGCGGGCGACGTGCTCCACTGGTGGCACCCGCCGGCCGGCAAAGGAGTCCGTACGCGCACCTCGGACGACCTGCTGTGGCTGCCCTTTGTAACGGCAAAATATGTTTCGGAAACCGGAGATGTCACCATCCTCCATGAGCAGATCCCTTTCCTGCACGGAGACCCCCTCAAGCCGGATGAGGCCGAGCGCTACGGACAGTATCCGCTCACCGTCGATATCGCTTCTCTCTATGAGCACTGCCGCCGCGCCATTAGAAAAGGTATCACCGCCGGACCCCATGACCTGCCGCTCATGGGAACCGGCGACTGGAACGACGGAATGAGCAACATCGGCGCCAAAGGAATTGGCGAGAGCGTCTGGCTCGGCTGGTTCCTGTGCGCCGTGCTAAATGAATTCATTCCGATCTGCAGACTGCTCGATGACGAAGATAGCGCTTCCGCTTACTCGCGCCGAATCGAGCGCCTGCAAAAAGCAATCGAGACCCATGCGTGGGACGGCGAATGGTACCTGCGCGCCTATCACGATGACGGCTCGCCTGTCGGTTCTTCGCGAAACGCCGAATGCAAGATAGACTCCATCGCCCAATCATGGGCCGTTTTATCCGGAGCGGGCGATCCCCAACGGAGCCAGAGAGCAATGAACGCGGTCCTCCAGCACCTCGTGCGATTGGAAGAAAGACTTGTGCTCCTGTTTACGCCGCCATTCCATAGGACGTCGCACGATCCCGGCTATATCAGGGGATACCCGCCCGGAATTCGCGAAAACGGCGGCCAATACACGCACGCCGCTCTCTGGGTCGCCTGGGCCTTCACCAAAGTGGGCGAAGGCGAGTGGGCCGAATCTCTGTTCCGACTGTTGAACCCGGTGTATCACGCCGATTCACCCGAGAAAATGGAACGCTACCATGTGGAGCCGTACGTCGCCGCCGCCGATGTCTATGGCGTGCCTCCATTCGTCGGGCGCGGCGGTTGGACCTGGTATACCGGCTCTGGCGGATGGATGTACCGGCTCGGTCTCGAGGCCATCCTTGGCCTGCGCCGGCGCGGTCAATTCCTCGAATTCAACCCCTGCATCCCGAAATCGTGGCCGCAATTCAAGATCACATATCGCTTCGGCGCCGCCGAATATCATATCCGCGTGGAAAATCCCCAAAACATCAGCAAAGGAATAAAATACGTTGAAATGGATGGAAGGCCCGCCCTCGATAAACGAATCCCTCTCAAAGACGACGGCCGCCGGCATGAGGTGATCGTGCGAATGGGGATCGACTGA
- a CDS encoding NAD(P)/FAD-dependent oxidoreductase, which produces MALEREYDVVVIGSGPAGGVVAPKCRSAGRTVALVESRQFGGTCPNRGCNPKKVLVAAAEIIHRTQSMREKGIWGAVTIDWPELMRFKKSFTDPVSENKRNSFQNAGIDVYQGEARFLDEHSIRANEHVLTGKHLVVASGMITRKLNIEGEHLLVDSEGFLELEQLPDSIIFIGGGYIALEFAHIAALAGAKVTILEMKNTVLPGFDQDMVRLLVEASKEMGIEIHTNVQVQSLSREDDLVKVYGGSGGQTEFQASLVVNAAGRIPDVGPLKLEQGHIEASPQGIAVNEYLQSISNDSVYAAGDVAASPFPLTPVAAMEGGIVAENILRGNTVKADYAGVPQVVFTIPPLASTGMLEDQARELGIVYESRFYETSSWFSSRRIGLKYSGAKVLIAKHSRRILGAHLFGHNADEVINIFSMAIRGNLTAHNLERMLWTYPSSTYEINYML; this is translated from the coding sequence ATGGCCCTTGAACGTGAATATGACGTCGTCGTCATCGGCTCCGGTCCGGCGGGCGGAGTCGTCGCTCCGAAATGTCGATCGGCCGGGAGAACTGTGGCGCTCGTGGAATCGCGCCAATTCGGCGGCACGTGCCCCAACCGCGGATGCAACCCGAAGAAAGTCCTTGTCGCCGCCGCCGAAATCATCCACCGAACCCAAAGTATGCGCGAAAAAGGAATCTGGGGCGCAGTTACCATCGATTGGCCCGAACTCATGCGCTTCAAAAAATCGTTTACGGATCCAGTCTCCGAAAACAAAAGGAACAGCTTCCAAAATGCGGGAATCGACGTCTATCAAGGGGAAGCGCGTTTCCTTGATGAACATTCGATTCGCGCGAACGAGCACGTTCTGACGGGAAAGCATCTGGTCGTGGCCAGCGGCATGATCACCAGAAAACTGAACATCGAGGGAGAGCACCTGCTCGTGGATAGTGAAGGCTTCCTCGAACTCGAGCAGCTTCCGGATTCCATCATCTTCATCGGAGGCGGCTATATAGCTCTCGAATTCGCGCATATCGCTGCGCTTGCGGGCGCCAAAGTCACCATTCTCGAGATGAAAAATACGGTTCTTCCGGGTTTCGACCAGGACATGGTTCGCCTGCTGGTGGAAGCCTCCAAAGAAATGGGAATCGAAATCCATACCAATGTGCAGGTGCAGTCGCTGTCACGCGAAGATGATCTCGTGAAAGTGTACGGCGGAAGCGGCGGACAAACCGAATTCCAGGCCTCGCTTGTCGTCAATGCCGCGGGACGCATTCCCGATGTCGGGCCGCTGAAGCTGGAGCAGGGCCATATCGAAGCATCTCCGCAAGGTATCGCCGTCAATGAATACCTGCAGAGCATCTCGAATGATTCTGTTTATGCCGCCGGCGATGTCGCCGCGAGCCCGTTCCCGCTGACGCCTGTGGCGGCCATGGAAGGCGGTATTGTGGCTGAAAATATCCTTCGCGGCAATACCGTAAAAGCCGATTATGCGGGAGTGCCGCAGGTTGTCTTTACGATACCGCCCCTGGCATCGACCGGAATGCTGGAAGATCAGGCGAGGGAACTGGGAATCGTGTACGAGAGCAGGTTCTACGAGACTTCTTCGTGGTTCTCATCAAGAAGAATAGGACTGAAATATTCCGGCGCAAAAGTGCTCATCGCGAAACATTCCCGGCGCATTCTCGGCGCGCATCTCTTCGGGCATAATGCGGATGAAGTCATAAATATTTTTTCAATGGCGATTCGGGGAAATCTCACGGCTCATAACCTTGAACGGATGCTGTGGACATATCCGTCCTCGACATACGAAATCAACTACATGCTGTAA
- a CDS encoding universal stress protein: protein MFLRRRTVRARRRSADERGGMMFHHILVPLDGSSLAERVLMQATALAKAFGARVTFLRVLEEQWGTCLQPVDPLEWEMCKSEARLYLEGLATAFQQAGLQADFAMFEGSAAQRIMDYIQSHKVDLTIISSHGRSGLSEWNSGSVISKIILRSRVSTLIVRAYLPAPQEGAGFERLMVPLDCSKRAECALAPATALARACNSRILIAHVVRRPEMPCRTLPTEDDLELANRLIERNQREARKYFETLRSRMPGDVHIRLFVDENVSGRLHELVRDEKIDLVILSAHGFSGGTKWPYGSVASNFILFGTVPLLVVQDLLPEEVEFSEPELSAVQKKGH, encoded by the coding sequence ATGTTCCTGCGACGGAGAACGGTCCGTGCGCGACGGCGTTCTGCAGACGAAAGGGGAGGGATGATGTTTCATCATATTCTTGTCCCGCTCGATGGTTCCTCTCTGGCTGAACGCGTCTTGATGCAGGCAACCGCCTTGGCGAAGGCATTCGGGGCGCGAGTGACTTTTCTGAGGGTTCTTGAAGAACAGTGGGGGACATGTCTTCAACCTGTCGACCCGCTCGAGTGGGAAATGTGCAAGAGCGAAGCCAGATTATATCTGGAGGGCCTCGCAACCGCCTTTCAACAGGCGGGACTGCAGGCCGATTTCGCAATGTTCGAAGGATCCGCCGCGCAGCGTATCATGGACTACATTCAGTCGCACAAAGTCGACCTCACCATAATCAGCAGCCATGGGCGGAGCGGATTGAGCGAATGGAACTCCGGCAGCGTCATCAGCAAAATCATCTTGCGTTCCCGCGTCTCGACACTGATCGTGCGCGCGTACCTTCCCGCCCCCCAAGAAGGTGCAGGGTTCGAGCGCCTGATGGTCCCGCTGGATTGCTCCAAACGAGCCGAATGCGCGCTCGCGCCCGCAACCGCTCTTGCGCGTGCTTGCAATTCGCGCATCCTGATCGCGCACGTGGTGCGAAGGCCGGAAATGCCTTGCCGCACTCTGCCGACCGAAGATGACCTGGAACTCGCCAATCGGCTGATCGAGCGCAACCAACGTGAAGCGCGAAAATATTTTGAGACGCTGCGCTCCCGGATGCCCGGAGATGTTCACATCCGCCTTTTTGTGGATGAAAATGTTTCCGGCCGGCTGCACGAGTTGGTCAGAGATGAGAAAATCGACCTCGTTATCCTGAGCGCTCACGGGTTTTCCGGCGGCACAAAATGGCCGTACGGCAGTGTTGCGAGCAACTTTATTCTCTTCGGAACTGTTCCGCTGCTGGTTGTGCAGGACCTGCTGCCCGAGGAAGTCGAGTTTTCGGAGCCCGAACTGAGTGCCGTCCAAAAAAAAGGGCATTGA